From a single Apium graveolens cultivar Ventura chromosome 2, ASM990537v1, whole genome shotgun sequence genomic region:
- the LOC141690587 gene encoding uncharacterized protein LOC141690587 gives MGYLPTLIQIQQKRVPVNVQCPIYLNGEESITHCLVNCPFARMCWDIVLPDAQVSQIGTFEGWLGEVFQRNNHNKCAEVVTVCWAIWRHRNDVVWNKRYSNVNRVVALAKQYLLQWKFAQVNYSNASSRCEVQGDGAITWVRPQGNSIKVTVDAALFTDRNEYGVGLVARDAQGQVVAARTRCYMGMVAVEIAEAIAIREALSWIKDHDWQEVQLESDCLAAVQGIRSKVEMRSSFGRVVEECRCQLRLSNSLSLSFIKRSANTVAHCFARASYKYPDHSFSRADIPTEFLDCILLESSNE, from the coding sequence ATGGGGTACTTACCCACTCTCATTCAGATTCAACAGAAACGTGTTCCAGTTAATGTTCAATGCCCAATTTATTTAAACGGGGAAGAATCGATCACTCATTGTTTGGTGAATTGTCCATTTGCTAGAATGTGTTGGGACATTGTTCTTCCTGATGCTCAGGTGTCTCAGATAGGTACTTTCGAAGGGTGGTTAGGAGAGGTGTTTCAAAGGAACAACCATAACAAGTGTGCTGAGGTGGTGACAGTTTGTTGGGCTATATGGAGGCACAGAAACGATGTAGTATGGAATAAAAGATATTCGAATGTAAATAGAGTTGTGGCATTAGCAAAGCAGTACCTTTTACAGTGGAAATTTGCCCAGGTTAATTATTCTAATGCATCGTCCAGGTGTGAGGTTCAAGGGGATGGTGCTATTACTTGGGTCAGACCTCAAGGTAACTCAATAAAGGTAACAGTTGATGCTGCCCTTTTTACAGATCGAAATGAATATGGTGTGGGTCTGGTGGCGAGAGATGCTCAGGGTCAGGTGGTTGCAGCAAGAACTCGTTGTTACATGGGCATGGTTGCAGTAGAAATTGCAGAAGCTATAGCGATCAGGGAGGCTTTATCTTGGATCAAGGATCATGACTGGCAGGAGGTACAGCTGGAATCAGATTGCTTAGCAGCTGTGCAAGGGATTAGGAGCAAAGTGGAGATGAGATCGAGCTTTGGTCGAGTGGTGGAAGAGTGTCGGTGCCAACTCCGACTTTCAAACAGTTTATCATTGTCTTTTATAAAACGATCTGCTAATACGGTCGCTCATTGTTTTGCAAGAGCTTCGTATAAATATCCTGATCATAGTTTTAGTAGGGCTGATATTCCTACGGAATTTCTTGATTGTATTTTGTTGGAATCTAGTAATGAATAA